The following coding sequences are from one Mycolicibacterium aichiense window:
- a CDS encoding flavin-containing monooxygenase encodes MTARYLTGRLRAAVRRRSPRVAIIGAGFGGLAAAVALRRIGVDDIAIIERCDGVGGTWRLNTYPGAACDIQSHLYSFSFAPNRNWSRTYARQPEILAYLESVAREFDLERHLLTGTTVRSMSWSDHAQQWDLDLESVSTGSGFGFSADVVISAVGLFGEPKLPDIDGLTDFGGSIMHTARWDPRADVTGCRVAVIGTGASAVQVVPELAREAGAVTVFQRTPPWMVPKDDRAFTADELDRFRRIPWAGRRERWRLWKEQHDNTALRLDDPRVSGRQGIAEEFLRRSVTDDQLRAQLTPDYPFRCKRVLLGGDYYAALQQDNVSLVAEPIEKVTEDAVCTASSTTEADVIVLATGFQTNRYLAGIEVTGVGGQSLHDRWGEDPSAYLGAAVSGFPNFLMLYGPNTNQGGNSIVYILEAGARLAAGAVARLRRKGGTLEVDPDAERRFNDEISAELEQTVWTQCGSYFRSPDGRIVTQWPYTEIEYARRTRRLRRSDWIHR; translated from the coding sequence ATGACAGCTCGGTACCTGACGGGAAGACTGCGGGCGGCGGTGCGGCGGCGCTCACCGCGGGTGGCGATCATCGGCGCCGGGTTCGGCGGGCTGGCCGCCGCGGTGGCGTTGCGGCGCATCGGTGTCGACGACATCGCGATCATCGAACGCTGTGACGGAGTCGGCGGCACCTGGCGGCTGAACACCTATCCCGGCGCGGCGTGCGACATCCAGAGCCACCTGTACTCGTTCTCCTTCGCCCCCAACCGGAACTGGAGCCGCACCTACGCCCGGCAGCCGGAGATCTTGGCCTACCTGGAGTCGGTGGCCAGAGAGTTCGATCTGGAACGGCACCTGCTGACCGGCACCACGGTGCGGAGCATGAGTTGGAGCGACCACGCCCAACAGTGGGATCTCGACCTCGAATCAGTCAGTACCGGGAGCGGTTTCGGGTTCTCGGCTGACGTGGTGATCAGCGCGGTGGGTCTGTTCGGTGAACCCAAGCTGCCCGACATCGACGGGTTGACGGACTTCGGCGGCTCGATCATGCACACCGCACGCTGGGACCCGCGCGCCGACGTCACCGGCTGCCGGGTGGCCGTCATCGGCACGGGTGCCAGTGCGGTGCAGGTCGTTCCGGAACTCGCGAGGGAGGCCGGCGCAGTGACGGTCTTCCAGCGCACGCCGCCGTGGATGGTGCCCAAGGACGATCGCGCGTTCACCGCCGACGAGCTCGACCGCTTCCGTCGCATCCCCTGGGCCGGGCGCCGCGAGCGGTGGCGGCTGTGGAAGGAGCAGCACGACAACACCGCGCTGCGACTCGACGACCCCCGGGTGAGCGGTCGGCAGGGCATCGCCGAAGAGTTCCTGCGCCGCAGCGTCACCGACGACCAGCTCCGCGCGCAGCTCACCCCGGACTACCCGTTCCGCTGCAAGCGGGTACTGCTCGGCGGCGACTACTACGCCGCACTGCAGCAGGACAACGTCTCGCTGGTGGCCGAACCCATCGAGAAGGTCACCGAGGACGCGGTGTGCACCGCCTCGTCGACGACCGAGGCCGACGTCATCGTGCTGGCCACCGGATTCCAGACCAACCGTTACCTGGCCGGCATCGAGGTCACCGGCGTCGGGGGACAGTCACTACACGACCGTTGGGGCGAGGATCCCAGCGCCTACCTCGGTGCCGCGGTCAGCGGCTTCCCGAATTTCCTGATGCTGTACGGGCCCAACACCAATCAGGGCGGCAATTCGATCGTGTACATCCTGGAGGCGGGGGCCCGCCTGGCCGCCGGCGCGGTGGCGCGCCTGCGCCGCAAAGGCGGGACCCTGGAGGTGGACCCGGACGCCGAGCGGCGATTCAACGACGAGATCTCCGCCGAACTCGAGCAGACGGTGTGGACGCAGTGCGGCAGCTACTTCCGCTCACCGGATGGTCGCATCGTCACGCAATGGCCCTACACCGAGATCGAATACGCCCGCCGCACACGGCGATTGAGGCGCAGCGACTGGATTCACCGGTAA
- a CDS encoding CaiB/BaiF CoA-transferase family protein, giving the protein MTSPLSGIRVLEIGDRIATAYCGKLLRDAGAEVVMVEPPTGHRLRRYRPTGVAASEGDSPFFSFLAGGKHSITTPSVTPALLNSADIVILGATPEQAADMGLGADEIACCTTPVVTVSNFGWGGPWAELPATEFTMQAWCGSTGSRGEPERPPIAVGGDLGEFIAGSYAAFFALAAHRGGGSFDMSVLEAMTTSMQVFSWLRKELMLLEVVGRSTEVPSVERAKDGYVGISMATGQQWQDFCAMVECPDLADVPELRFQVGRWEQRDLIRARIGDWFATHTVAEIVELAELFRIPMAAIGNGETLSGMDHFVARKSFVDHPAGFRAPGPPWRMSRTPALPPALPPAVGDTAGDWTPRNKPTGTGLPLDGVRIVDLTAFWAGPAATHLLAMLGADVVKIESVQRPDGMRFAGGFRPDVERWWEYSWVFHGVNSGKRSVTLDLESDAGRALFGRMVADADVVIENFTPRVMENFGLGYEALREFNEQIIEVRMPGFGLDGPWRDRVGFAMTMEQLAGLAWITGYPDGLPTAPRGACDPLAGVHAAFLTLAALEFRRRTGQGQLIEVPMIDVVLNASALQIIEHDAAGVLLTRRGNRGHECAVQNVYVCAGYDQWAAVSIRDDSDWAALTALLGQPNWARGVSYTADAGDLIDGHLAEWLATRPRDEAVAALLAAGIPAAPVLQPPDVIDNPSLQARDFFQTVSHPLCGPLPYPRPPVAGHFVAHAAPLLGQHNADIFGGVLGLTDQDLARLEADDVIGTWPLGL; this is encoded by the coding sequence GTGACGTCTCCCCTGTCGGGTATCCGGGTGCTCGAGATCGGCGACCGGATCGCCACCGCCTACTGCGGAAAACTGCTGCGCGACGCCGGCGCCGAGGTGGTGATGGTCGAACCCCCCACCGGTCATCGGCTGCGCCGCTACCGGCCCACGGGTGTCGCGGCGTCCGAGGGTGACAGTCCGTTCTTCTCCTTCCTGGCCGGCGGCAAGCACAGCATCACAACACCGTCGGTCACCCCCGCGCTGCTGAACTCCGCCGACATCGTCATCCTCGGCGCCACCCCGGAGCAGGCCGCCGATATGGGCCTGGGGGCGGACGAGATCGCTTGCTGCACAACACCGGTGGTCACGGTGTCGAACTTCGGCTGGGGTGGCCCATGGGCGGAGTTGCCTGCCACCGAATTCACCATGCAGGCCTGGTGCGGCTCGACGGGCTCGCGGGGCGAGCCGGAACGGCCGCCGATCGCGGTCGGCGGCGACCTGGGTGAGTTCATCGCCGGCAGCTACGCCGCGTTCTTCGCGCTCGCCGCGCACCGAGGTGGCGGCAGCTTCGACATGTCGGTGCTGGAAGCGATGACCACCTCGATGCAGGTGTTCTCCTGGCTGCGCAAGGAATTGATGCTTCTCGAGGTCGTCGGCCGTTCGACTGAGGTCCCGTCGGTGGAGCGCGCCAAGGACGGCTATGTCGGCATCTCGATGGCCACCGGCCAGCAGTGGCAGGACTTCTGCGCGATGGTCGAATGCCCCGACCTGGCCGACGTTCCCGAGTTGCGTTTCCAGGTGGGCCGCTGGGAGCAGCGCGACCTCATCCGGGCCCGCATCGGCGACTGGTTCGCCACCCACACCGTCGCGGAGATCGTGGAACTGGCCGAGCTGTTCCGGATTCCGATGGCGGCCATCGGCAACGGTGAAACCCTATCTGGGATGGATCATTTCGTCGCGCGAAAGTCGTTCGTCGATCATCCCGCCGGGTTCCGGGCGCCTGGGCCGCCGTGGCGGATGAGCCGTACGCCAGCACTGCCGCCGGCGTTGCCTCCCGCTGTCGGTGACACCGCGGGCGACTGGACGCCGCGGAACAAGCCCACCGGCACGGGGCTGCCGCTCGACGGCGTCCGCATCGTGGATCTGACCGCATTCTGGGCCGGCCCGGCCGCCACTCATCTGCTGGCGATGCTCGGTGCGGACGTGGTGAAGATCGAGTCGGTGCAGCGCCCGGACGGGATGCGCTTCGCCGGCGGGTTCCGTCCCGACGTCGAACGGTGGTGGGAGTACAGCTGGGTCTTCCACGGCGTCAACTCCGGCAAGCGCTCGGTGACCTTGGATCTGGAATCCGACGCTGGCAGAGCGCTTTTCGGCAGGATGGTCGCCGATGCGGACGTGGTGATCGAGAATTTCACCCCCCGGGTGATGGAGAACTTCGGGCTGGGTTACGAGGCACTGCGCGAATTCAACGAGCAGATCATCGAGGTCCGCATGCCCGGGTTCGGGCTGGACGGCCCGTGGCGCGACCGAGTGGGCTTCGCGATGACAATGGAACAGCTTGCGGGGCTGGCCTGGATCACCGGCTACCCCGACGGTCTGCCGACCGCCCCGCGCGGCGCGTGCGACCCGCTGGCCGGAGTGCACGCCGCGTTTCTCACGCTCGCAGCCCTGGAGTTTCGCCGGCGCACCGGACAGGGGCAGCTGATCGAGGTGCCGATGATCGACGTGGTGCTCAACGCCAGCGCACTGCAGATCATCGAACACGACGCCGCAGGTGTACTGCTGACCCGCCGGGGCAACCGCGGGCACGAGTGCGCGGTGCAGAACGTCTACGTCTGCGCCGGGTACGACCAGTGGGCGGCGGTCAGCATCCGCGACGACTCCGACTGGGCCGCGCTGACAGCGCTTCTCGGGCAACCGAACTGGGCTCGCGGCGTGAGCTACACGGCCGACGCGGGCGACCTCATCGACGGCCATCTCGCCGAGTGGCTCGCGACCCGGCCCCGCGACGAGGCCGTCGCGGCATTGCTCGCCGCCGGGATCCCCGCGGCACCCGTTCTGCAGCCGCCCGATGTGATCGACAACCCCTCGCTGCAGGCACGGGACTTCTTCCAAACGGTGTCACACCCGTTGTGCGGACCACTGCCCTACCCGCGGCCGCCGGTCGCCGGCCACTTCGTCGCGCACGCGGCGCCGCTGCTGGGTCAGCACAACGCGGACATCTTCGGCGGCGTACTGGGCCTGACCGATCAGGACCTGGCCCGCCTGGAGGCCGACGACGTGATCGGGACCTGGCCGCTGGGACTGTGA
- a CDS encoding Zn-dependent alcohol dehydrogenase, protein MKSRAAIVREVGGSWSVEDFELDPPRSGEVLVQMAAAGLCHSDDHIRNGFMSPPGAPTSRPPTIGGHEGSGVVVEVGPGVTGLAPGDHVVTSFVAVCGRCRWCASGMEYLCDTGAGVLTPGMPTDGTFRHHTLDGHDVGHTSKIGAFAEHTVVAADSLVRIDPDIPLVPAALLACAIPTGYGSAARRGNVRGGDTVVVIGAGGIGTAAIQGARINGATTIVAVDPLESKRKSAADFGATHTAVWAADAKELVRDLTRGVMADCVIVAPSDITGDDVRDALALTRKGGTCVLTGMAPSGPLPVHLDIQDLVLMNKTLCGTVFGSCNPRSEIPLLAGMYSAGQLLLDEMITTRYRLDDINDAFDDLMQGRLIRGVVDFGIV, encoded by the coding sequence ATGAAAAGCCGTGCCGCGATCGTCCGCGAGGTCGGCGGCTCCTGGTCGGTCGAGGATTTCGAGCTCGATCCCCCGCGCTCCGGCGAGGTGCTGGTGCAGATGGCCGCCGCCGGGCTGTGCCATTCCGACGACCACATCCGCAACGGCTTCATGTCACCGCCTGGCGCCCCGACGTCACGTCCCCCGACCATCGGCGGTCACGAGGGTTCGGGCGTGGTCGTCGAGGTCGGCCCCGGTGTCACCGGGCTGGCTCCCGGCGACCATGTGGTGACCTCCTTCGTCGCGGTATGCGGCCGGTGCCGCTGGTGCGCGTCGGGCATGGAGTACCTGTGCGACACGGGTGCCGGCGTGCTGACACCGGGCATGCCGACCGACGGCACATTTCGCCACCACACCCTCGACGGCCACGACGTCGGCCACACCTCCAAGATCGGCGCCTTCGCCGAACACACTGTCGTCGCGGCGGATTCGCTGGTCAGGATCGACCCGGACATCCCGCTGGTGCCCGCGGCGCTGTTGGCGTGCGCGATCCCAACCGGGTACGGCTCGGCGGCCCGTCGCGGGAATGTGCGCGGCGGTGACACCGTGGTGGTGATCGGCGCCGGCGGCATCGGTACCGCCGCCATCCAGGGCGCCCGGATCAACGGTGCGACGACGATCGTGGCGGTGGATCCCCTTGAGAGCAAACGTAAGTCGGCCGCCGACTTCGGGGCGACCCACACGGCGGTCTGGGCGGCCGATGCGAAAGAACTGGTTCGGGACCTGACGCGCGGGGTGATGGCGGATTGTGTGATCGTCGCACCGTCGGACATCACCGGTGACGACGTGCGCGACGCGCTGGCGCTCACCCGCAAGGGGGGCACCTGTGTGCTCACCGGCATGGCGCCGTCCGGCCCGCTGCCCGTACACCTGGACATCCAGGACCTTGTCCTGATGAACAAGACCCTGTGCGGAACGGTGTTCGGCTCGTGCAACCCGCGTTCCGAAATCCCCTTGCTGGCAGGCATGTACAGCGCGGGTCAGCTGCTGCTCGACGAGATGATCACCACCCGCTACCGTCTCGACGACATCAACGACGCGTTCGACGACCTGATGCAGGGCCGGCTGATTCGCGGCGTCGTCGACTTCGGGATCGTCTGA
- a CDS encoding LLM class F420-dependent oxidoreductase, with the protein MAIRLGLQIPNFSYGTGVAELFPTVIAQAQEAEAAGFDSVFVMDHLYQLPGLGAPEEPMLEAYTALGGLATATNRVQLGTLVTGNTYRNPALLAKEITTLDVMSQGRAVLGIGTGWFELEHDSLGYEFGTFTDRFNKLHEALDIILPMLKGERVTVDGKYYQTKEAFANPRFRDHIPLMIGGSGEKKTIPLAAKHFDHLNIIAGFDELPRKVQVVNEACEKIGRDPATLETSVLAIALIDENITADMIPDEFKQQAVFGSPEQIADQIKTKVLDAGVDGVILSAATINGYQPGGVAAIGELLKPLLGL; encoded by the coding sequence GTGGCAATCAGACTCGGACTTCAGATCCCCAACTTCTCCTACGGCACCGGCGTCGCCGAGCTGTTTCCGACCGTGATCGCGCAGGCCCAAGAGGCCGAAGCGGCCGGGTTCGATTCCGTCTTCGTGATGGACCACCTGTATCAACTCCCCGGGCTCGGTGCGCCCGAGGAACCGATGCTGGAGGCCTACACCGCGCTGGGTGGGCTGGCGACGGCGACGAACCGGGTTCAGCTCGGCACGCTGGTCACCGGCAACACCTACCGCAACCCGGCCCTGCTGGCCAAGGAGATCACCACGCTTGACGTGATGAGCCAGGGCCGGGCCGTTCTCGGCATCGGCACCGGCTGGTTCGAGCTCGAGCACGACTCGCTGGGTTACGAGTTCGGCACCTTCACCGACCGGTTCAACAAGCTCCACGAGGCGTTGGACATCATCCTGCCGATGCTCAAGGGCGAGCGGGTGACGGTGGACGGCAAGTACTACCAAACCAAGGAGGCGTTCGCCAACCCGCGCTTCCGCGACCACATCCCGCTGATGATCGGCGGCAGCGGCGAGAAGAAGACAATCCCGCTGGCCGCCAAGCACTTCGATCACCTGAACATCATCGCGGGCTTCGACGAACTGCCCCGCAAGGTCCAGGTGGTCAACGAGGCGTGCGAGAAGATCGGCCGCGACCCCGCCACTCTGGAGACCAGTGTGCTCGCGATCGCGCTGATCGACGAGAACATCACTGCGGACATGATCCCGGACGAGTTCAAGCAGCAAGCCGTCTTCGGCAGCCCGGAGCAGATCGCCGACCAGATCAAGACCAAGGTGCTCGACGCCGGCGTCGACGGCGTCATCCTCTCCGCCGCGACCATCAACGGGTACCAGCCCGGCGGTGTCGCCGCTATCGGCGAACTGCTGAAGCCGCTGCTGGGTCTGTAG
- a CDS encoding type IV toxin-antitoxin system AbiEi family antitoxin, translating to MSRPFIGSTAVASGLLTRGQLRWNYTAIHPDVYIPNGSERTLDVRTRAAALWVPDGIITGRAAAALHGASWVGPATPVELIGHARRRRPGVIVREERIGPDEFGPLADLAVTTPVRTALDLARHLPRDEAITNLDALAAATGFEPAAVLSLADRYPGARGIQRARTAVPLIDAGAQSPRESWLRLLLIDAGYPCPVTQISVSDGYTTVFVDLGWDEPKIGLEYEGAHHQSDRGQHVRDISRYDMLEAMGWLIIRVVKEHSRAYILHRVDDAFTRRRLSLPRPA from the coding sequence ATGTCGAGGCCGTTCATCGGGAGCACCGCAGTCGCCAGTGGCCTGCTGACGCGGGGTCAGCTGCGGTGGAACTACACCGCGATTCATCCCGACGTGTACATCCCCAACGGATCCGAACGCACGCTCGACGTCCGCACCCGGGCGGCAGCACTGTGGGTACCGGACGGAATCATCACCGGCCGGGCAGCGGCCGCGCTCCATGGGGCATCGTGGGTCGGACCGGCCACCCCCGTCGAACTCATCGGACACGCCCGCCGACGCCGACCCGGCGTCATCGTGCGCGAGGAACGCATCGGTCCGGATGAATTCGGGCCGCTCGCCGACTTGGCCGTCACCACACCAGTACGCACCGCGCTCGACCTTGCCCGTCACCTACCGAGAGACGAGGCCATCACCAACCTCGACGCACTCGCAGCGGCCACCGGATTCGAACCCGCCGCCGTGCTATCGCTTGCCGATCGCTACCCGGGCGCGAGAGGAATCCAACGGGCTCGAACCGCGGTGCCCCTGATCGACGCCGGCGCACAGTCGCCGCGGGAGTCCTGGCTACGGCTGCTGCTGATCGACGCCGGATACCCCTGCCCCGTCACCCAGATTTCCGTGTCCGACGGCTATACGACGGTGTTCGTCGACCTCGGATGGGATGAGCCGAAGATCGGACTGGAGTACGAGGGTGCGCACCACCAGTCCGATCGCGGCCAACACGTTCGCGACATCAGCCGCTACGACATGCTCGAGGCCATGGGCTGGCTGATCATCCGCGTGGTGAAGGAGCACAGCCGCGCGTACATCCTTCACCGCGTAGACGACGCCTTCACCCGCCGGCGACTCTCACTGCCGAGACCTGCGTGA
- a CDS encoding dolichyl-phosphate-mannose--protein mannosyltransferase: protein MSTTADDLAVHERHVPVISPGPLVPVADFGPVDRIEGWVATAIITALAALTRLMSLASPTDAGTPIFDEKHYAPQAWQMLSNYGVEDNPGFGLVVHPPVGKQMIALGEAIFGYNGVGWRFTSALLGVVLVLLVVRIVRRISRSTLVGSMAGLLLIADGVSFVAARTALLDGIQTFFVVAAFGALIVDRDQVRERMHNALLEGRIAETPWGPRLGVRWWRFGAGVLLGLATATKWSGLYYIVFFGAMTLAFDIAARRAYRVPRPWFGTIRRDVGPTAYVFLAIPFAVYLASYAWWFSSETAVNRYEVGESIGERQWYQPPDAIRSLWHYTYKAYHFHSTLTNANGNHHPWESKPWTWPMSLRPVLYAIDNQNVPGCGAASCVKAVMLVGTPAMWWLAVPVLFYAVWRAFVRRDWRYAVVLTGYSAGFLPWFADIDRQMYFFYAVPMAPFLVMAIALILGDILHAPNQNAERRTLGLIAVSCYIALVITNFAWLYPVLTGVPISQSTWNMEIWLPSWR, encoded by the coding sequence ATGTCCACGACAGCCGATGACCTCGCCGTGCACGAGCGCCATGTGCCCGTCATCAGCCCGGGACCGTTGGTGCCGGTCGCCGACTTCGGCCCGGTCGATCGCATCGAGGGCTGGGTTGCCACCGCGATCATCACCGCGCTGGCCGCGCTGACCCGGTTGATGAGCCTGGCTTCGCCCACCGACGCGGGCACCCCGATCTTCGATGAGAAGCACTACGCGCCGCAGGCCTGGCAGATGCTGTCGAACTACGGCGTCGAGGACAACCCCGGCTTCGGGCTGGTGGTGCACCCGCCGGTGGGCAAGCAGATGATCGCGCTGGGCGAGGCGATCTTCGGTTACAACGGGGTGGGCTGGCGGTTCACCAGCGCGCTGCTGGGCGTGGTGCTGGTCCTGCTGGTGGTTCGGATCGTGCGGCGGATCAGTCGCTCGACTCTGGTCGGATCGATGGCCGGGCTGCTGCTGATCGCCGACGGGGTGAGCTTCGTCGCGGCGCGCACCGCGCTGCTCGACGGCATCCAGACCTTCTTCGTGGTCGCGGCGTTCGGAGCGCTGATCGTCGACCGGGACCAGGTCCGCGAGCGAATGCACAACGCGCTGCTCGAGGGTCGCATCGCCGAGACGCCGTGGGGTCCCCGCCTCGGGGTGCGATGGTGGCGCTTCGGGGCGGGCGTGCTGCTGGGTCTGGCGACGGCGACGAAGTGGTCGGGCCTGTACTACATCGTGTTCTTCGGCGCGATGACGCTGGCGTTCGACATCGCCGCCCGACGCGCATACCGGGTGCCGCGGCCATGGTTCGGCACGATCCGCCGCGACGTCGGGCCGACCGCCTATGTGTTCCTGGCGATTCCGTTCGCGGTGTACCTCGCGTCGTACGCGTGGTGGTTCTCCTCCGAGACCGCCGTCAACCGGTACGAGGTGGGCGAGTCGATCGGCGAACGGCAGTGGTATCAGCCGCCGGACGCGATCCGGTCGCTGTGGCACTACACGTACAAGGCGTATCACTTCCATTCGACGCTGACGAACGCGAACGGCAACCACCACCCGTGGGAGTCCAAGCCGTGGACGTGGCCGATGTCGTTGCGGCCGGTGCTGTATGCGATCGACAACCAGAACGTCCCGGGTTGCGGCGCCGCCTCCTGCGTGAAGGCTGTGATGCTGGTCGGCACACCCGCGATGTGGTGGCTAGCGGTGCCGGTCCTGTTCTACGCGGTGTGGCGTGCGTTCGTTCGTCGCGACTGGCGCTACGCCGTCGTTCTCACCGGGTACAGCGCAGGCTTCCTGCCCTGGTTCGCCGACATCGACCGCCAGATGTACTTCTTCTACGCGGTACCGATGGCGCCGTTCCTGGTCATGGCGATCGCGCTGATCCTCGGCGACATCCTGCATGCGCCCAATCAGAACGCCGAACGCCGAACGCTCGGGTTGATCGCGGTGAGCTGCTACATCGCGCTGGTGATCACGAACTTCGCCTGGCTGTACCCGGTGCTGACCGGCGTGCCGATCTCGCAGTCGACGTGGAACATGGAGATCTGGCTGCCCAGCTGGCGCTAG
- the rsmI gene encoding 16S rRNA (cytidine(1402)-2'-O)-methyltransferase → MTTGRLILGATPLGQPGDASKRLVDALATADVVAAEDTRRVRSLAQSLDVRIAGRVVSLFDQNEAARVPALIDDIKAGATVLVVSDAGMPLINDPGYRMVTACIEADVDVTCLPGPSAVTTALAVSGLPSDRFCFEGFAPRKQSARRTWLAGLAAEQRTCVFFESPRRLADCLRDAVDELGADRRVVVCRELTKVHEEILRGSLAELAQWADDTVLGEITVVLAPAVPTTDLPTLVAQVEELVADGMRVKDACGQVVQAHPGAPSRRELYDAVLRSRSGGLGVPPSRRRGGERSDPGNGV, encoded by the coding sequence GTGACGACCGGACGGCTGATCCTCGGAGCCACGCCGCTGGGTCAGCCGGGGGACGCGTCGAAACGACTGGTCGACGCCCTCGCGACCGCCGACGTCGTGGCGGCCGAGGACACCAGGCGGGTGCGCTCCCTGGCCCAATCACTGGACGTGCGGATCGCCGGGCGGGTGGTCAGCCTGTTCGACCAGAACGAAGCCGCCCGGGTGCCCGCGCTGATCGACGACATCAAGGCGGGCGCCACCGTGCTGGTGGTCAGTGACGCCGGGATGCCGCTGATCAACGATCCGGGCTATCGGATGGTGACGGCGTGCATCGAAGCAGACGTGGATGTCACCTGCCTGCCCGGCCCGTCGGCGGTCACCACCGCACTGGCAGTGTCCGGGCTGCCCTCGGACCGGTTCTGTTTCGAGGGATTCGCCCCGCGCAAGCAGTCCGCGCGACGGACCTGGCTGGCCGGCTTGGCCGCCGAGCAGCGCACCTGCGTGTTCTTCGAATCACCCCGGCGGCTGGCCGACTGCCTGCGTGACGCGGTCGACGAACTCGGTGCGGATCGTCGGGTCGTGGTGTGCCGAGAGCTGACCAAGGTGCACGAGGAGATCCTGCGCGGCTCGCTGGCCGAGCTCGCGCAGTGGGCAGATGACACCGTGCTCGGCGAGATCACCGTGGTGCTCGCCCCCGCGGTTCCGACCACCGATCTGCCGACGCTGGTGGCCCAGGTCGAGGAGCTGGTCGCCGACGGCATGCGGGTCAAGGACGCCTGCGGGCAGGTGGTGCAGGCACATCCGGGCGCACCGTCGCGGCGTGAGCTCTATGACGCGGTGCTGCGTTCGCGTTCCGGCGGGCTGGGGGTACCGCCCAGCCGAAGGCGAGGGGGAGAGCGCAGCGACCCGGGGAATGGAGTGTGA
- a CDS encoding aminodeoxychorismate synthase component I: MRIDRLGDLGTAAEVLRAVAAAARRHGLAPPAALVGEWFGAGAVIAPTLSVRTVDPGAVFPWAPGHRGDAVGGGWIGYLCYPDAAADGALPRIPEAAGGWTDNVLRLDRDGCWWHESLSAAPIAGWVVDALSSPAPPDVYEIDWEEPDFARHQVGVLACLAAIEAGEVYQACVCTQFTGTLRGSSLEFFADAVTRTTPARAAYLAGDWGAVASLSPELFLRRTGDDVASSPIKGTLPLHRSPDELRASVKDVAENIMIVDLVRNDLGRVADTGTVTVAELLTVRAAPGVWHLVSTVAAKVRPEITNTTLLDATFPPASVTGTPKARARQLLSQWEPRRRGVYCGTLGMASPIAGTELNVAIRTVEFDANGTAVLGVGGGITADSDPVAEWQECLDKAAAVVHTPFPGSLRSPPRLRLGGTPSPPERERSTAS, translated from the coding sequence ATGCGCATCGACCGGCTCGGGGACCTTGGCACCGCCGCCGAGGTGCTGCGCGCCGTGGCAGCCGCCGCTCGCCGGCACGGACTGGCGCCGCCGGCCGCTCTGGTCGGTGAATGGTTCGGCGCCGGTGCGGTGATCGCCCCGACCCTCTCGGTGCGGACCGTCGACCCCGGCGCGGTGTTCCCCTGGGCGCCCGGCCACCGCGGTGACGCGGTCGGCGGCGGGTGGATCGGTTACCTCTGCTATCCCGATGCCGCGGCCGACGGCGCGTTGCCGCGAATCCCCGAGGCGGCCGGCGGCTGGACCGATAATGTGCTGCGCTTGGACCGCGACGGCTGCTGGTGGCACGAAAGCCTGTCCGCCGCACCGATCGCGGGATGGGTGGTCGACGCATTGTCGTCCCCCGCCCCGCCGGACGTCTACGAAATCGATTGGGAAGAACCCGATTTCGCGCGCCATCAGGTCGGCGTGCTGGCCTGCTTGGCGGCGATCGAGGCCGGCGAGGTGTACCAGGCCTGCGTGTGCACGCAATTCACCGGCACGCTGCGCGGCTCGTCGCTGGAGTTCTTCGCCGACGCGGTCACCCGGACCACACCCGCGCGCGCCGCCTACCTGGCCGGCGACTGGGGCGCGGTGGCATCGCTGTCACCGGAGCTCTTCCTGCGGCGGACCGGCGATGACGTGGCGTCCAGTCCGATCAAGGGGACGCTGCCGCTGCACCGCTCACCGGACGAACTGCGGGCGTCGGTCAAGGACGTCGCCGAGAACATCATGATCGTGGATCTGGTGCGCAACGACCTCGGCCGGGTCGCCGACACCGGAACCGTCACCGTCGCCGAACTGCTGACGGTCCGGGCCGCACCCGGGGTGTGGCACCTGGTGTCGACGGTGGCTGCAAAGGTCCGCCCCGAGATCACCAACACCACACTGCTGGATGCGACCTTTCCGCCGGCATCGGTGACCGGAACTCCGAAAGCCCGTGCCCGGCAACTGCTTTCACAGTGGGAGCCACGCCGCCGTGGCGTGTACTGCGGAACGCTGGGGATGGCCTCGCCGATTGCGGGCACCGAACTCAACGTGGCGATCCGCACCGTCGAATTCGATGCGAACGGCACGGCGGTACTCGGCGTCGGCGGCGGGATCACGGCCGACTCCGACCCAGTAGCCGAATGGCAGGAATGCCTCGACAAGGCCGCCGCAGTGGTTCACACTCCATTCCCCGGGTCGCTGCGCTCTCCCCCTCGCCTTCGGCTGGGCGGTACCCCCAGCCCGCCGGAACGCGAACGCAGCACCGCGTCATAG